TCGTCCCGAGCAGGACGCAACCCGGCTCGTTCTTCGCCCTCCCGCAGTCGCCCCAGCTCATGAAGCAGCTGCTGATGGTCGCCGGGATGGACCGGTACTTCCAGATATGCAAGTGCTTCCGGGACGAGGACCTGAGGGCCGATCGCCAGCCCGAATTCACGCAGATAGATCTGGAGATGAGCTTCGCGCGGGAAGACGATATCTTCTCCGTGGTCGAGGGCCTCATGGCGCGCCTCTTCAAAATTGCGCTGGGGCTGGAGATTCCTGTTCCCTTCGCGCGCGTGGCGCACGCGGACGCACTGGCTCGTTTCGGGACCGATAAGCCGGACCTCCGCTTCGGGATGGAACTCAGGGATGTGACGGAGATTGTGCGCGGGTCCCGCTTCAACGCGTTCGAATCAGTCCTCGCTCAGGGGGGACGGGTGAAGGGCATCATGGTGCCCGGAGGCGCTTCCTGCTCGAGATCAGCGCTCGACGAGCTCACGACCTTCGCGGCGGGGCATGGCGCAAAGGGGCTCGCGTGGTTCAAGGTGATGGCGGACAGACTTGAATCACCCCTGGTAAAATTCTTTCAGGAGGAGCAGGTGCTCCGCCTCCGCGAGGAGCTCGGTGGTTCCCCGGCGGGCGGCCTCATCCTCCTCGTCGCGGACACCCTCCCCGCGGTGTACGCGCCGCTCTCCGCCCTCAGGAACCGGCTGGGGCGGGAGCGCGGCCTCATCGAGCGCACGGCATTCCGGTTCGCATGGGTCGTTGATTTTCCACTCTTCACGTACAATGAGGAGGAGAAGAGGCTGGAGAGCGAGCATCATCCCTTCACCTCGCCGAAGCGCGAAGACATCCCCCTCCTGGACGATGAGCCGCTCAAGGCTCGCTCCGCCTCGTACGACCTGGTGTTGAACGGCTGTGAGATAGGCAGCGGGAGCGTGAGGATCCATGAGGAAAAGCTCCAGCATAAGATCTTTGAGCTCCTCACGCTGGACGAACGGGTCATCGAGGAACGTTTCGGATTTTTCCTCGAAGCGTTCCGCTATGGCGCTCCGCCCCACGCCGGATTCGCCATCGGCCTCGACAGGCTCGTGATGATCATGGCGGGGAGGGAGACCATCAGGGACGTGATCGGTTTCCCCAAGACGCAGAAGGCATCGTGCCTCATGACCGGCTCTCCCTCACCGGTCAGCCCCGAGCAGCTCAGGGAACTCCAGATCCGCGTCGGGCAATAATGCAGGGACAAGGGATGAGAGATACGGGATAAGGGGTGACGATGGCAGAAGTACGTTTGGATTTCGATA
This genomic stretch from Candidatus Auribacterota bacterium harbors:
- the aspS gene encoding aspartate--tRNA ligase, which translates into the protein MENYARTHHCGELRGTHVGSRVRLCGWVHRRRDHGGLVFIDLRDREGITQVVFNPEIASDPHARAEELRSECVIAIAGAVRRRPPGTENTRLATGEVEVLANELLLLARAQTPPFSIESEEEVSEELRLKYRYLDLRRPELQHALKLRHRVMLETRNYFDSKGFLEIETPILTKSTPEGARDYLVPSRTQPGSFFALPQSPQLMKQLLMVAGMDRYFQICKCFRDEDLRADRQPEFTQIDLEMSFAREDDIFSVVEGLMARLFKIALGLEIPVPFARVAHADALARFGTDKPDLRFGMELRDVTEIVRGSRFNAFESVLAQGGRVKGIMVPGGASCSRSALDELTTFAAGHGAKGLAWFKVMADRLESPLVKFFQEEQVLRLREELGGSPAGGLILLVADTLPAVYAPLSALRNRLGRERGLIERTAFRFAWVVDFPLFTYNEEEKRLESEHHPFTSPKREDIPLLDDEPLKARSASYDLVLNGCEIGSGSVRIHEEKLQHKIFELLTLDERVIEERFGFFLEAFRYGAPPHAGFAIGLDRLVMIMAGRETIRDVIGFPKTQKASCLMTGSPSPVSPEQLRELQIRVGQ